In one Pseudomonas sp. SCA2728.1_7 genomic region, the following are encoded:
- a CDS encoding autotransporter-associated beta strand repeat-containing protein encodes MEARFGVALVSRFSPLSLAVHLSVAGLLFGGVSAPALATCSTAGSTVTCTGVPSLPLFLNNFSSATSGLTVNVNSGAQMNATLGGHVMDLTGVNISLNNSGTIDPALLGLVSVLSGGAFIGTGATSTVSVLNNASGIIRGTGMLLGLNLTSIDGLALSVNNAATGTTSITNNGTITSTGLSIGGITLADTPVVGVYGGSQVNMTNSSTGVINGRIAFETSAAGNTFTNAGAITGGVSMGAASTNTFTAVTGSSVNVGDGVQISVGLGGLIGINLTFAPTGTVDGGAGGTNSLILQNTGGVGGGIAETGTASSATYVNFNNLTLNSGTWTLQGPLVSGATTLNGGIANFNNNATFGSGVLTSNGGVLQASNAGLNISNLISLGAGGVTLQGSNATTLSGVISGSGGFTKAGTGQLNLSAANTYLGNTTLNGGTVQLGNNQAFSTGALNVTGATTLSAPGTISLANAISLGGTLTAGGTGALTLGGLISGSSGLTKTGSGSLTVSGANTGFTGTTTLSAGSLLVTNNNSLGSGALNTATGTSLDSTANVTLANNIAMTGALNVLGSNALTLGGVLSGTGGITKSGSASLTLTGNNSNSGNTLLNAGSLLVGSNTALGTGALNAAAGTTLDATTAVTLANAVALAGDLTLGGTQALGLSGVVSGAGNLIKNGTANLSLSGNNTFSGGTALNAGTLIVGSNTALGTGALTTAAGTTLDASTAVALANAVSLGGNLNVGGSANLTLGGIVSGSGGLTKNGAANLILNGTNTFLGAIALNAGTITAGANAALGSGNITVGGVATLDSNAAVTLNNAVILNNSLGIGGSNALTLGGVISGASQLVKNGAANLTLSGVNTYSGGTTLNAGSLTVGNGAALGTGALSVEGAGTLNSSSTVTLNNNVILNANLTAGGANALTLGGVISGSNGLIKTGASSLTLNGNNTYTGTTALNAGSLVVGSSTALGTGTLNASNGTTLDASTAATLANNVNLGGTLTLGGSNALTLGGVVAGIGGLTKNGAADLTLNGANTYFGNTALNTGKLTVGSNTALGSGTLNAAANTTLDANTAVSLNNAVGLAGALNIGGTANMTLTGLVSGAGGLVKDGAANLILNAANNYLGGTTLNAGTLTVGNSLALGSGALTVAGAATLDSNSPLVSLNNAVALNAALSVGGTQNLTLGGVTSGTGQLIKDGAANLTLNGNNTFSGGTTLNAGTLTLGNANGLGSGALVVGGAATLDNSASFGIGNAITLNAGLTVAGNNDLSLNGIIDGAGSLTKNGLSDLTLAGSNTFTGALNIVSGSVTTLNTNALGSTSGVNISAGAGLNLGSDASLGALTGSGSVQLTGSNTLTVGGGNVTSTFDGDLSGSGGLVKVGTGTLNLTGISGITGNTAINGGTVDLSGSLASAQVNVNTGGTLTGTGSALGSVNVDSGGHLALSSGNQLSAGALTLAAGSNVDVALGTPSTTSLMNVGGNLTLDGNLNVTDAGGFGVGVYRLFNYTGALTNLGLDVASVPVGYGLGDLLVQTGVANQINIQVSAPNSNIRYWDGSQTIANGVVDGGSGTWNAVGTNWTDANGLVNQPWAGDFAVFQGTAGTVTVNGTQAFTGMQFLTDGYNVVNGAAGQLTAVNGTGGTTSLRVDPGVTATISANIDGSGILNKLDAGTLVLGGANTYTGGTQLDGGKIIVGSNTALGTGTLTANAGTQLDSNAAVTLANAATLNGNLTVVGSNALTLNGVLGGTGGLIKTGTANLTLGGNNAFLGPVALNAGGLILASNSALGSGTLNAAGGTTLDASTAVSVNNAVNLAGNLGIGGTADLTLAGTVNGAGSLSKNGAANLTLSGNNNFLGGTTLNAGTLTAGSNSALGLGNLTVAGASALDSNSALSLGNNVVLNANLSNTGSNNLTLAGVVSGAGGLIKDGASNLTLNGINTFTGGTTLNAGTLTLGTGASLGSGALTVAGASTLDNSAPLVLANNLNVNANLVLAGNNNLTLGGIIAGAGTLTKNGLADVTLSGSNTFSGTFDVLAGSLTTLSGAALGNNATVNLAGGAALNLGASASLASLTGSGTALIGTGNTLSLGGNNVSSTFAGILSGDGSLSKLGSGTLILSGISDLTGDTNVTAGTLQVNGSLASGNVLVNSGGTLGGSGTLSGAVTVADGGHLAGVTGSTLSVSSLLFNGNSNFDVGLGTPVSGGGNALVNVGGNLTLDGTLNVSDIGGFGSGVYRLIDYTGGLTDNGMLFGTLPGSVSPGDLTLQTALANQINLLVTAPGVTVQFWDGNQLVANGSVEGGSGTWGTGTTNWTDVNGTTNQAWTNSFAVFQGAAGTVTVNGAQTITGLQFVTDGYSLVNGTAGSLNLVNGSLGNASVRVDPNATATIGVALNGSGTLGKYDSGTLVLNAANGYTGGTALNGGKIVVGNDAALGTGLLTAADGTALDSNAAVSLGNDVVLNGGLNVAGSNALTLGGVVSGSGSLIKAGASSLTLNGSNTYTGGTQLAGGTLVLGNNSALSSAALNVTGNGTLDSTSALQLANAINLGAQLTLAGNQNTTLIGAVTGTGSLLKNGSGDLVLSGANTYSGGTTLNGGTTRGDTSSLQGAIVNNATLTFEQNADGSYTGNLTGAGTLNKAGTGDLLLAGNNTFTGNTSVQAGNLIVNGVLNSANVDVASGAGIGGGGQFGGVVQLASGATLLGGATATPLSVGSLALSSGTNLDFSLGSAASSTTVVNVAGNLTLDGTLNISNAGGFGTGVYQLFSYGGSLTDNGLVYGSLPVSAANLTLQTAIANQINLLVQGTPGEVQFWNGGTTNPDGSIGGGSGVWGPGTNWTDPSGTQALAANGQFAVFGGQAGNVTVQGNQNFTGLQFLSGGYSLVPGAGGTLTPVNGTDGSLAPVRVNAGASAEISAPLVGTGGIEKLDSGTLVLSGANTYSGGTTVSGGTLVGNTTSLQGNILNNASLLFLQNFNGQFNGSLRGLGAMLKRGTGTLLLTGDNPFSGTVAVDQGVLQVGSRAARASLGGQVTVANGAGLSGNGSVGSVVNHGVVASGSEAGTLSVTGNLTNASDGLLALTVSSPTATPLAIGGSATLGGALQVNSLAPFTGNTTYSLITAGGGVNGTFSAADLPQYAFLNSALVYDANAVKLVVSRNGNSFADVAATGNQFRTATALSNNGPAGAALQNEIVNLSVAGARNAFDSLSGEIHASTASAILEDSRYVRDAVNDRMRQPSCSAADDPRRALAPSGNQLSSNGCHGEMVGWARALGAWGESDGDSNAAKLDRNLSGFMLGTDKQLDDQWRVGMAAGYTRSDLDAHDRRSDATVESYHLAAYLNSQFDALAVRLGAAYSWHDIETKRNVSVGSYNDRLKANYDARSAQVFGEVGYTIEAGGIALEPFAGLAYVNYDTDKAKEKGGVGRLEADADQDITFSTLGVRAGKVITLANGGQFTPRAAIGWRHAFGDTKPDADLTFIDGGASFSTQGVPIAKDSAIVEAGVDFQISPTGKLGVGYSGQLSNDSNDHAMTISFSLGF; translated from the coding sequence GTGGAAGCAAGGTTTGGTGTCGCCCTCGTTTCGCGTTTTTCCCCTCTATCCCTTGCTGTGCACCTGAGCGTCGCCGGGCTGTTGTTCGGCGGGGTCAGCGCACCGGCGTTGGCCACTTGCTCCACGGCGGGTTCGACGGTGACCTGTACCGGCGTGCCCAGCCTGCCGCTGTTTCTCAACAATTTCTCCAGTGCCACCAGTGGCCTGACGGTCAACGTCAACAGTGGGGCGCAGATGAATGCGACCCTCGGCGGCCATGTGATGGACCTGACCGGGGTGAACATCTCCCTGAACAACTCCGGCACGATTGACCCGGCGTTGCTTGGCCTGGTCTCGGTGTTGAGCGGCGGCGCGTTCATCGGCACCGGTGCAACGAGCACGGTCAGTGTGCTCAATAACGCCAGCGGGATCATCCGTGGTACGGGCATGCTGCTCGGGCTCAACCTGACCAGCATCGACGGCCTGGCCCTTTCGGTTAACAACGCGGCAACCGGCACCACCAGCATCACCAACAACGGCACCATCACCTCGACAGGACTCTCGATCGGCGGCATCACCTTGGCCGACACTCCGGTAGTCGGCGTCTACGGTGGTTCGCAGGTCAACATGACCAACAGCAGCACCGGTGTGATCAACGGCCGGATCGCCTTCGAAACCTCGGCGGCGGGCAACACTTTCACCAACGCCGGTGCGATTACCGGCGGTGTGTCGATGGGGGCGGCGAGCACCAACACCTTCACTGCGGTGACCGGCTCCAGTGTCAACGTCGGTGACGGTGTACAGATCAGCGTCGGCCTCGGCGGTTTGATCGGCATCAACCTGACCTTCGCCCCGACCGGCACGGTCGATGGCGGCGCGGGCGGTACTAACAGCCTGATCCTGCAAAATACTGGCGGCGTCGGCGGCGGTATCGCCGAGACTGGCACGGCGTCCAGCGCGACCTACGTCAACTTCAACAACCTGACCCTTAACAGCGGCACCTGGACCTTGCAGGGGCCTCTGGTCAGCGGCGCGACCACGCTCAACGGCGGTATCGCGAATTTCAACAACAACGCCACCTTCGGCAGCGGTGTGCTCACCTCCAACGGCGGGGTTTTGCAGGCCAGCAACGCCGGGTTGAACATCAGCAATCTGATCTCCCTCGGCGCCGGCGGCGTCACGCTACAAGGCAGCAACGCGACCACCCTGAGCGGGGTGATTTCCGGCAGCGGCGGTTTCACCAAGGCCGGTACCGGCCAGCTAAACCTCAGCGCCGCCAACACCTATCTGGGCAACACCACGCTCAATGGCGGCACCGTGCAGTTGGGTAACAATCAGGCGTTCAGTACCGGCGCGCTCAACGTCACCGGCGCGACGACCCTGAGCGCGCCGGGCACGATCAGCCTGGCCAACGCCATCAGCCTCGGCGGCACCTTGACGGCCGGCGGTACTGGTGCGCTGACCCTCGGCGGCTTGATCAGCGGCAGCAGCGGCCTGACCAAAACCGGCAGCGGCAGCCTGACCGTCAGCGGTGCCAATACCGGTTTCACCGGCACCACCACCCTCAGCGCCGGCAGCCTGCTGGTGACCAACAACAACTCGCTGGGTAGCGGCGCGCTGAACACGGCCACCGGTACCAGTCTCGACAGCACCGCCAACGTCACCCTGGCCAACAACATCGCGATGACCGGCGCGCTCAACGTGCTCGGCAGCAATGCGCTGACCCTCGGTGGCGTGTTGTCCGGCACCGGCGGCATCACCAAATCCGGCAGTGCCAGCCTGACGTTGACCGGCAACAACAGCAACAGTGGCAACACGCTGCTCAATGCCGGCAGCCTGTTGGTCGGCAGCAACACCGCGCTGGGCACTGGCGCGCTGAATGCGGCGGCGGGTACCACACTGGATGCGACCACGGCGGTGACCCTGGCCAACGCCGTCGCGTTGGCAGGCGATCTGACCCTTGGCGGCACGCAGGCATTGGGCCTGAGCGGCGTCGTCAGCGGCGCCGGCAACCTGATCAAGAACGGCACGGCAAACCTGAGTCTCAGTGGCAACAACACCTTCTCTGGCGGCACCGCGCTGAATGCCGGCACGCTGATTGTCGGTTCCAACACCGCGCTGGGCACTGGCGCGTTGACCACGGCGGCGGGCACTACCCTCGACGCCAGCACGGCAGTGGCGTTGGCTAACGCGGTCTCCCTGGGTGGCAACCTCAACGTCGGCGGCAGCGCCAACCTGACCTTGGGCGGGATTGTCAGCGGCAGCGGCGGGCTGACCAAAAACGGCGCGGCCAACCTGATTCTCAACGGCACCAACACCTTCCTCGGCGCGATCGCGTTGAACGCGGGCACGATCACCGCGGGCGCCAACGCGGCGCTCGGCAGCGGCAACATCACCGTCGGCGGCGTGGCCACTCTGGACAGCAATGCCGCTGTGACACTCAACAATGCGGTCATTCTCAACAACAGCCTGGGCATTGGCGGCAGCAACGCGCTGACCCTCGGCGGGGTGATCAGCGGCGCCAGCCAATTGGTAAAAAACGGCGCAGCCAATCTCACGCTCAGCGGCGTCAACACCTACAGCGGCGGCACCACGCTGAATGCCGGCAGTCTGACGGTCGGCAACGGCGCAGCACTGGGCACCGGCGCGTTGTCGGTGGAAGGCGCGGGCACGCTCAACAGCAGCTCCACCGTGACCCTGAACAACAACGTGATTCTCAACGCCAACCTCACCGCTGGCGGCGCCAATGCGCTGACCCTCGGCGGGGTGATCAGTGGCAGCAATGGTTTGATCAAGACCGGCGCATCGAGCCTGACCCTCAACGGCAATAACACCTACACCGGCACCACGGCGCTGAATGCCGGTTCGCTGGTGGTCGGCTCCAGCACGGCCCTCGGCACCGGCACACTGAACGCCTCGAACGGCACCACCCTGGATGCCAGCACTGCGGCAACGCTGGCCAATAACGTCAACCTCGGCGGCACCCTGACCTTGGGCGGCAGCAATGCGCTGACCTTGGGCGGCGTGGTCGCCGGTATCGGTGGACTGACCAAGAACGGCGCTGCCGATCTGACCCTCAACGGCGCCAACACTTATTTTGGCAACACGGCGTTGAACACCGGCAAACTGACCGTCGGCAGCAACACCGCGCTGGGCTCCGGCACGTTGAACGCGGCCGCCAACACCACGCTGGACGCCAACACGGCGGTCAGCCTGAATAATGCCGTGGGACTCGCCGGTGCCTTGAACATCGGCGGCACCGCCAATATGACCCTGACCGGTCTGGTCAGCGGTGCTGGCGGCCTGGTGAAAGACGGCGCGGCCAATCTGATTCTCAACGCCGCCAACAACTACCTCGGCGGCACCACGCTGAACGCCGGCACCCTGACCGTCGGCAACAGTTTGGCGCTCGGTTCCGGTGCATTGACCGTTGCCGGCGCGGCGACACTCGACAGTAATTCGCCGCTGGTCAGCCTCAACAACGCCGTCGCCCTGAATGCCGCGCTTAGCGTTGGCGGCACGCAGAACCTCACCCTCGGCGGCGTCACCAGCGGCACTGGCCAGTTGATCAAGGACGGCGCGGCCAATCTCACCCTCAATGGCAACAACACCTTCAGCGGCGGCACCACGCTCAACGCCGGTACGCTGACATTGGGCAATGCCAACGGTCTGGGCAGCGGTGCATTGGTCGTCGGCGGCGCGGCAACGCTGGATAACAGCGCTTCGTTTGGCATCGGCAACGCGATTACGCTGAATGCCGGACTGACCGTCGCCGGCAACAACGATTTGAGCTTGAACGGCATCATTGACGGTGCCGGCAGCCTGACCAAAAACGGTTTGTCGGACCTGACCCTCGCTGGCAGCAACACCTTTACCGGTGCGCTGAATATCGTGTCCGGTAGCGTCACCACGCTCAACACCAATGCGCTGGGTAGCACTTCCGGGGTCAACATCAGCGCCGGCGCCGGGCTGAATCTGGGCAGTGACGCCAGCCTCGGCGCGCTGACCGGCAGCGGCAGTGTGCAACTGACCGGCAGTAACACCCTGACCGTCGGCGGCGGCAACGTCACCAGCACCTTTGACGGCGATCTCAGTGGCAGCGGCGGCCTGGTCAAAGTCGGCACCGGTACCTTGAACCTCACCGGGATCAGCGGCATCACCGGCAATACCGCGATCAATGGCGGCACCGTCGACCTCAGCGGTTCGCTGGCCAGTGCACAGGTCAACGTCAACACCGGTGGCACGCTCACCGGCACTGGTTCAGCGCTTGGTAGCGTCAACGTCGACAGCGGCGGTCATCTGGCGTTGTCGTCGGGCAACCAGCTGTCCGCCGGTGCGCTGACCCTCGCTGCCGGCAGCAATGTCGATGTGGCGTTGGGCACGCCGTCGACCACTTCGCTGATGAATGTCGGTGGCAACCTCACCCTCGACGGCAATCTCAACGTCACCGATGCCGGCGGTTTTGGCGTTGGTGTGTATCGCCTGTTCAACTACACCGGTGCCCTGACCAACCTCGGTCTGGACGTGGCCAGCGTGCCGGTCGGCTACGGCCTCGGCGATCTGCTGGTGCAAACCGGCGTCGCCAATCAGATCAACATTCAAGTCTCCGCGCCGAACAGCAACATCCGTTACTGGGACGGCAGCCAGACCATCGCCAACGGTGTGGTCGATGGCGGCAGCGGCACGTGGAATGCGGTCGGCACCAACTGGACCGATGCCAATGGTTTGGTCAATCAGCCGTGGGCCGGTGATTTCGCGGTGTTCCAGGGCACCGCCGGCACGGTAACGGTGAACGGCACGCAGGCGTTCACTGGCATGCAGTTCCTCACCGACGGCTACAACGTGGTCAACGGTGCAGCGGGACAACTCACAGCGGTCAATGGCACCGGCGGCACCACTTCGTTACGCGTCGATCCAGGTGTGACGGCGACCATCAGTGCCAATATCGATGGCAGCGGCATCCTCAATAAACTCGACGCTGGCACGCTGGTGCTCGGTGGTGCCAACACCTATACCGGCGGCACGCAACTGGACGGCGGCAAGATCATCGTCGGCAGTAACACCGCGCTCGGCACTGGCACGTTGACGGCGAATGCCGGTACGCAACTGGACAGCAACGCAGCGGTGACACTGGCCAACGCCGCGACGCTCAACGGCAACCTCACCGTGGTCGGCAGCAATGCGCTGACCCTCAACGGTGTGCTTGGCGGCACGGGTGGCCTGATCAAAACCGGCACGGCGAACCTGACCCTCGGCGGCAACAACGCCTTCCTTGGCCCGGTAGCCTTGAACGCCGGAGGACTGATTCTGGCGTCGAACTCGGCGCTGGGTTCCGGCACGTTGAACGCGGCGGGCGGCACCACGCTGGATGCGAGCACGGCGGTGTCGGTTAACAACGCGGTCAACCTGGCTGGCAATCTCGGCATCGGCGGCACGGCGGATCTGACCCTGGCCGGTACGGTCAACGGCGCCGGCAGCCTGAGCAAAAACGGCGCAGCCAACCTGACCCTCAGCGGCAACAACAACTTCCTCGGCGGCACCACCCTCAACGCCGGGACGCTGACCGCCGGCAGCAACTCGGCACTGGGTCTGGGCAATCTCACCGTAGCCGGCGCCTCGGCGCTGGACAGCAACAGTGCGCTGAGCCTGGGCAACAACGTCGTGCTCAACGCCAATCTGAGCAACACCGGCAGCAACAACCTGACCCTCGCAGGTGTGGTCAGCGGCGCGGGTGGCTTGATCAAGGACGGCGCGTCGAACCTGACACTCAACGGCATCAACACCTTCACCGGCGGTACCACGCTGAATGCCGGCACGCTGACCCTCGGTACGGGCGCGTCTCTGGGCAGCGGCGCGCTGACCGTGGCCGGCGCTTCGACCCTCGACAATTCCGCGCCACTGGTGCTGGCCAACAACCTCAACGTCAACGCGAATCTGGTCCTGGCCGGTAACAACAACCTGACCCTCGGCGGCATCATCGCCGGCGCCGGCACGTTGACCAAGAACGGTCTGGCCGACGTGACCCTGAGCGGCAGCAATACCTTCAGCGGCACCTTCGATGTGCTCGCCGGCAGCCTGACCACGCTGAGTGGCGCGGCGCTGGGCAACAACGCCACGGTCAATCTCGCCGGCGGCGCGGCGTTGAATCTCGGTGCATCGGCCAGCCTCGCCAGCCTCACTGGCAGCGGCACGGCGCTGATCGGCACGGGCAATACGTTGAGCCTCGGCGGCAACAACGTCAGCAGCACTTTCGCCGGCATCCTCAGCGGTGACGGCAGCCTGAGCAAACTCGGCAGCGGCACCCTGATCCTCAGCGGCATCAGCGACCTCACTGGCGACACCAACGTCACCGCCGGCACCTTGCAGGTCAACGGCTCACTGGCCAGCGGCAATGTGCTGGTCAACAGCGGCGGCACTCTCGGAGGCAGCGGCACCTTGAGCGGTGCCGTGACGGTGGCCGATGGCGGTCATCTGGCGGGCGTCACCGGCAGTACGCTGAGCGTCAGTTCGCTGCTGTTCAACGGTAATTCCAACTTCGACGTCGGCCTCGGCACACCGGTGTCCGGTGGCGGCAATGCGCTGGTCAATGTCGGCGGCAACCTGACCCTCGACGGCACGCTCAATGTCAGCGACATCGGTGGTTTTGGCAGCGGCGTCTATCGCCTGATCGACTACACCGGCGGCCTGACCGACAACGGCATGCTCTTTGGCACACTGCCGGGCAGCGTCAGCCCGGGCGATCTGACCCTGCAAACCGCGCTGGCCAATCAGATCAACCTGCTGGTGACTGCACCGGGCGTCACCGTGCAGTTCTGGGACGGCAATCAACTGGTGGCCAACGGTTCGGTGGAGGGTGGCAGCGGCACCTGGGGCACCGGCACCACCAACTGGACCGACGTCAACGGCACCACAAACCAAGCCTGGACCAACAGCTTTGCGGTGTTCCAGGGGGCGGCCGGCACGGTGACCGTCAACGGCGCGCAAACTATCACCGGTCTGCAGTTCGTCACCGATGGCTACAGCCTGGTGAATGGCACGGCGGGCTCGCTGAATCTGGTCAACGGTTCGCTGGGCAATGCCTCGGTGCGGGTTGACCCCAACGCCACGGCAACCATCGGTGTCGCGCTCAACGGCAGCGGCACGCTGGGCAAATACGACAGCGGTACGCTGGTGCTCAACGCGGCCAACGGCTACACCGGTGGCACGGCGCTGAACGGCGGCAAGATCGTGGTCGGTAACGACGCGGCGCTCGGCACTGGCCTGTTGACTGCTGCCGACGGCACAGCGCTGGACAGCAACGCGGCCGTCAGTCTGGGCAACGATGTTGTGCTCAACGGTGGCTTGAATGTCGCTGGCTCTAATGCCTTGACCCTCGGCGGCGTGGTCAGCGGCAGCGGCAGCCTGATCAAGGCCGGCGCATCGAGCCTGACCCTCAACGGCAGCAACACTTACACCGGTGGTACTCAACTCGCCGGCGGTACGCTGGTCCTCGGCAACAACAGTGCCCTCAGCAGCGCTGCGCTCAACGTGACCGGCAACGGCACGCTCGACAGCACCTCGGCGCTGCAACTGGCCAACGCCATCAACCTTGGCGCGCAACTGACCCTTGCCGGCAATCAGAACACCACGTTGATCGGGGCTGTGACCGGCACCGGTAGTCTGCTGAAAAACGGTAGCGGCGATCTCGTCCTCAGTGGTGCCAATACCTACAGCGGTGGCACCACGCTGAACGGCGGCACGACGCGCGGTGACACCAGCAGCCTGCAAGGCGCGATCGTCAACAACGCGACCCTGACCTTCGAGCAAAACGCCGATGGCAGCTACACCGGCAATCTCACCGGCGCCGGTACGCTGAACAAAGCCGGCACGGGTGATCTGCTGCTGGCCGGCAACAATACCTTCACCGGCAACACCTCGGTGCAGGCGGGCAACCTGATCGTCAACGGCGTACTCAACAGCGCCAATGTCGACGTTGCCAGCGGTGCGGGCATCGGCGGCGGTGGCCAGTTTGGGGGTGTCGTGCAACTGGCCAGCGGCGCGACGCTGCTGGGTGGCGCTACGGCAACGCCATTGTCAGTCGGTTCGCTGGCACTGTCGTCGGGGACCAATCTGGACTTCAGTCTCGGCTCGGCGGCCAGTTCGACCACGGTGGTCAATGTCGCCGGCAACCTGACCCTCGACGGTACGCTGAACATCAGCAACGCCGGCGGTTTCGGCACCGGGGTTTATCAACTGTTCAGCTACGGCGGCAGCCTGACCGACAACGGTCTGGTGTACGGCAGCCTGCCGGTGTCGGCGGCCAATCTGACCCTGCAAACCGCGATTGCCAATCAGATCAACCTGCTGGTGCAAGGCACGCCGGGTGAGGTGCAGTTCTGGAACGGTGGCACCACCAATCCGGACGGCAGCATCGGTGGTGGCAGCGGCGTGTGGGGGCCGGGCACCAACTGGACCGATCCGAGCGGTACTCAGGCCCTGGCTGCAAATGGTCAGTTCGCGGTGTTCGGCGGTCAGGCAGGTAACGTGACCGTGCAGGGCAATCAGAACTTCACCGGCCTGCAATTCCTCTCCGGCGGCTACAGCCTGGTTCCGGGGGCTGGCGGTACGCTGACCCCGGTCAACGGCACGGACGGCAGCCTTGCACCGGTGCGCGTCAACGCCGGCGCGAGTGCGGAAATCTCCGCACCGCTAGTGGGCACGGGCGGCATCGAGAAGCTTGATTCCGGCACGCTGGTATTGAGCGGCGCCAACACCTACAGCGGTGGCACCACGGTCAGCGGCGGTACGCTGGTCGGTAATACCACCAGCCTGCAGGGCAACATCCTTAACAACGCATCGCTGCTCTTCTTGCAGAACTTCAATGGTCAGTTCAACGGATCGCTGCGCGGACTCGGCGCGATGCTCAAACGCGGCACCGGCACCTTGCTGTTGACCGGTGATAATCCGTTCAGCGGCACGGTCGCGGTCGATCAAGGCGTGCTGCAAGTCGGCAGCCGTGCGGCGCGGGCTTCGTTGGGTGGGCAAGTCACCGTGGCCAATGGCGCAGGGTTGAGTGGTAACGGCAGTGTCGGTTCGGTGGTCAACCATGGCGTTGTCGCCTCGGGCTCCGAAGCAGGCACCCTGAGCGTGACCGGTAACCTGACCAACGCCAGCGATGGTCTGCTGGCGCTGACGGTCAGCTCGCCAACCGCGACGCCACTGGCAATCGGCGGCAGCGCAACGCTGGGCGGCGCCTTGCAAGTGAACTCGCTGGCACCGTTCACCGGCAACACCACGTACTCGCTGATCACGGCGGGCGGTGGCGTGAACGGCACCTTCAGCGCCGCAGACCTGCCGCAATACGCGTTCCTCAACAGCGCACTGGTGTATGACGCTAATGCGGTGAAGCTGGTGGTCAGCCGCAACGGCAATTCCTTCGCCGATGTCGCCGCCACTGGCAACCAGTTCCGCACCGCCACCGCGCTGTCGAACAACGGCCCGGCGGGCGCGGCGTTGCAGAACGAGATCGTCAACCTCAGTGTCGCCGGTGCGCGTAACGCCTTCGACAGTCTGTCCGGTGAGATCCACGCCAGCACCGCCAGCGCCATCCTCGAGGATTCGCGCTATGTGCGTGACGCAGTCAACGATCGCATGCGCCAACCGTCATGCAGCGCGGCGGATGATCCACGCCGTGCCCTGGCGCCAAGTGGCAACCAACTGAGCAGCAACGGTTGCCATGGCGAAATGGTCGGCTGGGCGCGGGCACTCGGCGCCTGGGGCGAGTCGGATGGCGACAGCAACGCGGCGAAACTCGACCGTAACCTCAGCGGCTTCATGCTCGGCACCGACAAGCAACTCGATGACCAGTGGCGCGTGGGCATGGCCGCCGGTTACACCCGCAGCGATCTCGATGCGCATGATCGTCGCTCGGACGCCACCGTCGAAAGCTACCACCTGGCGGCGTACCTCAACTCGCAGTTCGATGCCTTGGCGGTGCGCCTCGGCGCGGCTTACAGCTGGCATGACATCGAGACCAAACGCAACGTCAGCGTCGGCAGCTACAACGATCGCTTGAAGGCCAATTACGATGCGCGCAGCGCGCAGGTGTTCGGTGAAGTCGGTTACACCATTGAAGCCGGTGGCATTGCCCTCGAGCCGTTCGCAGGGCTCGCCTACGTCAACTACGACACCGACAAGGCCAAGGAGAAAGGCGGAGTAGGGCGCCTGGAGGCGGATGCCGATCAAGACATCACCTTCTCGACCCTCGGTGTGCGCGCCGGCAAAGTCATCACCTTAGCCAACGGCGGGCAATTCACCCCGCGCGCGGCCATCGGCTGGCGCCATGCCTTTGGTGACACCAAGCCTGATGCTGACCTGACCTTCATCGACGGCGGCGCCTCGTTCAGCACCCAGGGTGTGCCGATTGCCAAGGACAGCGCGATTGTTGAAGCGGGGGTCGACTTCCAGATCAGCCCGACCGGCAAACTCGGCGTCGGCTACTCGGGCCAACTGTCGAACGACAGCAACGACCATGCGATGACCATCAGCTTCAGCCTTGGCTTCTGA